One Monomorium pharaonis isolate MP-MQ-018 chromosome 4, ASM1337386v2, whole genome shotgun sequence DNA segment encodes these proteins:
- the LOC105840907 gene encoding uncharacterized protein LOC105840907 translates to MIECTLGWRLKRTAEAMVQVDLSEAHLGHPPSIYEDEIFGLSFSSLLLILGCPGLPDSDAVYPKVAPTFLTYTHQLEVLIPGFCRSSSFKTAAVLTGGSRTHTTASYCFCSTSSPITLSLASSHGPMSSIRLSSHLNDSAFVHLITAVPALRKMPSNVCKERSWISLMIVSLSCSAVSTAKRNPSATQLSSSGSPRDPCKQGSPGPFVFFSLLLIMEFF, encoded by the exons atgaTTGAATGCACTCTAGGTTGGCGTCTGAAAAGAACAGCTGAGGCTATGGTGCAAGTTGATTTGAGTGAAGCTCATCTCGGTCACCCTCCTTCCATTTACGAGGACGAGATCTTTGGATTGAgtttctcttctctcctccttATCTTAGGGTGTCCCGGTCTTCCTGACAGTGATGCGGTCTATCCCAAG GTAGCTCCTACGTTCTTAACATATACGCATCAGCTCGAAGTGCTGATTCCAGGATTTTGCCGCTCCAGCAGCTTCAAAACTGCAGCCGTACTTACGGGAGGTTCTAGGACTCATACCACGGCTTCGTACTGTTTTTGTAGCACCTCCAGTCCCATTACCTTGAGCCTGGCGTCCTCGCACGGCCCGATGTCGTCGATCCGGCTTTCAAGTCATCTCAACGACTCCGCATTTGTACACCTGATTACCGCGGTCCCTGCCCTCAGAAAAATGCCGTCAAATGTTTGCAAGGAACGCTCCTGGATCTCCTTAATGATCGTCTCCCTCAGCTGCTCAGCAGTTAGCACCGCAAAGAGAAACCCCTCCGCAACGCAATTATCTTCGTCAGGGAGTCCACGGGATCCGTGTAAGCAAGGGTCTCCTGGAccctttgtttttttttcactccTGCTAATTATGGAATTTTTTTAG